A genome region from Micromonospora peucetia includes the following:
- a CDS encoding cytochrome P450, which yields MANKCPVHGHRKLMDDDYFASPYAAYERYATLHERGTVHRTCLDDHGQVWLVTGHAEVYSALRDKRLARPREYSSGDFTSQRFPEGSATGTIVTLDPPEHTRLKKMINFTFLPRNLETFRPRVHQLVEARLDAIEAAGGGDLVGDYAAILPITIVCDVLGIPDEYRQGLKEMADLAFGSDDETNARVRSTMSKLMNEIRQQKTAEPGDDLFSYWIHAKNADGEPELDVYQVMALALLTMLGGYDTTSGMISRGALALLDDPDTLDRLRKDPDLFDEAVEELLRRNGSVHHGFRRFATEDLEIDGTKIGKGDTVLLHLTAAGNDPKRFPDPQVLDIDRADKAHVAFGGGPHFCSGSELARMEVTIALRELFTRFPNIKLAVPPESLKVRHSPLVPALVSLPVTV from the coding sequence ATGGCGAACAAGTGCCCGGTGCACGGGCATCGGAAGCTGATGGACGACGACTACTTCGCGAGCCCGTACGCGGCGTACGAGCGCTACGCGACACTGCACGAGCGGGGCACCGTCCACCGGACCTGTCTCGACGACCACGGCCAGGTCTGGCTGGTGACCGGCCACGCGGAGGTCTACTCGGCGCTGCGCGACAAGCGCCTGGCGCGTCCCCGCGAGTACTCCAGCGGCGACTTCACCAGCCAGCGCTTCCCGGAGGGTTCGGCGACCGGCACCATCGTCACCCTCGACCCGCCGGAGCACACGCGGCTCAAGAAGATGATCAACTTCACCTTCCTGCCCCGCAACCTGGAGACCTTCCGCCCCCGCGTGCACCAGCTGGTCGAGGCCCGGCTGGACGCCATCGAAGCGGCGGGCGGCGGCGACCTGGTCGGCGACTACGCGGCCATCCTGCCGATCACGATCGTCTGCGACGTGCTCGGCATCCCTGACGAGTACCGCCAGGGCCTCAAGGAGATGGCCGACCTCGCCTTCGGCAGCGACGACGAGACCAACGCCCGGGTCCGCTCGACCATGTCGAAGCTCATGAACGAGATCCGGCAACAGAAGACGGCGGAGCCCGGCGACGACCTCTTCTCGTACTGGATCCACGCCAAGAACGCCGACGGGGAGCCGGAGCTCGACGTCTACCAGGTGATGGCCCTGGCCCTGCTGACGATGCTGGGCGGCTACGACACCACCTCGGGGATGATCAGCCGGGGCGCGCTGGCGCTGCTCGACGACCCGGACACGCTGGACCGGCTCCGCAAGGACCCGGACCTGTTCGACGAGGCCGTCGAGGAGTTGCTGCGCCGCAACGGCTCCGTGCACCACGGCTTCCGCCGCTTCGCCACCGAGGACCTGGAGATCGACGGCACGAAGATCGGCAAGGGCGACACGGTGCTGCTGCACCTGACCGCCGCCGGCAACGACCCGAAGCGGTTCCCCGATCCGCAGGTGCTCGACATCGACCGCGCCGACAAGGCGCACGTGGCGTTCGGCGGCGGCCCGCACTTCTGCTCCGGCTCCGAGCTGGCCCGGATGGAGGTCACCATCGCCCTCCGGGAGCTGTTCACCCGCTTTCCGAACATCAAGCTGGCCGTACCCCCGGAGTCACTGAAGGTGCGGCACTCGCCGCTGGTGCCCGCCCTGGTGTCCCTTCCGGTCACGGTCTGA
- the map gene encoding type I methionyl aminopeptidase: MIEILNPTDLPRAKEAGALVADILQMLKIRSSVGTNLQDINRWAKTMIVEAGAQSCYVDYEPSFGRGPFGHYICTSVNDAVLHGLPYDYTLADGDLLSLDLAVSKGGVVADSAISFIVGDSKPPESVAMISATERALYAGIAAAGPGARIGDISHAIGSTLHEAGYPINTEFGGHGIGSTMHQDPHVPNTGRPGRGYRLRPGLLLALEPWVMADTAELITDADGWTLRSATGCRTAHSEHTIAITDDGAEILTLPKQAHS; encoded by the coding sequence ATGATCGAGATCCTGAACCCCACCGACCTGCCCCGAGCGAAGGAGGCAGGCGCCCTGGTCGCCGACATCTTGCAGATGCTGAAGATCCGCAGCTCAGTAGGCACCAACCTCCAAGACATCAACCGGTGGGCCAAGACCATGATCGTCGAGGCTGGAGCGCAGTCCTGTTACGTCGACTACGAGCCGTCCTTCGGACGCGGGCCGTTCGGCCACTACATCTGCACGTCCGTCAACGACGCCGTGCTCCACGGGCTGCCATACGACTACACGCTTGCCGACGGAGATCTGCTGTCACTCGACCTCGCCGTCTCCAAAGGCGGAGTCGTCGCAGACTCTGCCATCAGCTTCATCGTGGGCGACTCAAAGCCCCCGGAGAGCGTCGCGATGATCAGCGCGACCGAACGCGCGCTGTACGCGGGGATAGCCGCTGCCGGGCCTGGGGCTCGCATCGGCGACATCTCCCACGCCATCGGCTCGACCCTCCACGAAGCGGGGTATCCGATCAACACCGAGTTCGGAGGTCACGGGATCGGATCAACGATGCACCAGGACCCGCACGTTCCGAACACCGGACGGCCCGGTCGCGGATACCGACTGCGCCCTGGGCTGCTGCTGGCATTGGAGCCGTGGGTCATGGCGGACACCGCTGAACTCATCACTGATGCCGACGGGTGGACGCTCCGAAGTGCGACAGGCTGCCGGACAGCACACAGTGAGCACACGATCGCCATCACCGACGACGGAGCTGAAATCCTCACCTTGCCGAAGCAGGCGCACTCGTGA
- a CDS encoding non-ribosomal peptide synthetase — translation MREGDTGSVAAVPVSDGSTCRCTATPPTAAGTPYDDRPFLAVPGMVEERVDRHPHRRAVSFRGRSLTYRELDDLANGVAAALAGRGVRRGDVVPVLLADGLELPVVDLALMKLGAAFVPVDPGWPADRLHASLRVVRPRLAVVRGSGPRPDTGDVPCLPVDLDEITPKRRRPGVPIGPADLIYGIFTSGTTGTPKCALNRHDGIANRLRFMTRHFAATGDEVVLQNSRHTFDSSVWQMFWPLTTGGRTVVPVEGGFLDVERTVRTIADEAVTMTDFVPSVLGALVSVLDRDPAARRAVASLRNVIVGGEEIDPWAVHRLVELVPEVAVTNGYGPTEASIGMIFHTVARSDGDVIPIGRPIDNCYAAVVDAELRPLPPGETGEIVIGGVCLGEGYLGDAARTAEVFVPNPLPGIPGPRLYRTGDLGRIAPDGRLHFAGRRDHQLKVNGVRIEAGEIETAATRLAGVRQAKVLLAREHRGRSLALFLAADPEVTEPQVRAHLRRLLPRTHVPRHVVVRDALPLTGNGKVDRRALEAWLDRTFVDRTRPSAAPAEARTLPDRVLGVFRTVLGRPDLGPDTDFLDAGGDSLQALDVVTALGADQSLRVGVQDLFTHRSAARLARALAVRLRAADPAETEDELVERDAKVPADLPVRPVGRRRAPRTVLVTGATGFVGARLVHELLATTDVRVLCLARAADDAEATARVVRALAERGLWRPGHGLRLHGYVADLGRPALGLTPQAWDRLAHDCDLVLHAGALVNFLFDYRAHRAANVLGTAELLRLCLTGRPKPLHHVSTLGVLDSEAARHPQPLPETYAPALAVGPTSGYSRSKWVAERYLDEARRRGATITVLRLGEVMPAADDGHPNPRALTHLLLAACHRLRMRPDAPVLSDWTPVDWAARRIVATVVDPRQWGGTLHVLHPVSVDFTDLPLAGADALPRVSCGRFLAGLREAAGGGDRDAAVLLALFPPGAGADEERLRAVFATLLTDNPRLFRRDGCAELERRGGFTDHRLGPSVGAYRAWLGEHVRREADRLLLPAGPG, via the coding sequence ATGAGGGAGGGCGACACCGGATCCGTGGCGGCGGTTCCCGTCTCCGACGGATCCACCTGCCGGTGCACCGCCACCCCTCCGACGGCTGCCGGGACGCCGTACGACGACCGGCCCTTCCTCGCCGTGCCCGGCATGGTCGAAGAGCGCGTCGACCGGCACCCGCACCGTCGGGCGGTGTCGTTCCGGGGCCGCTCGCTGACGTACCGCGAACTCGACGACCTGGCCAACGGCGTCGCCGCCGCCCTGGCCGGGCGGGGCGTCCGGCGGGGCGACGTGGTGCCGGTCCTGCTCGCCGACGGGCTCGAACTGCCCGTCGTCGACCTGGCGTTGATGAAGCTCGGCGCGGCCTTCGTACCCGTCGATCCCGGCTGGCCGGCGGACCGGCTGCACGCCTCGCTGCGGGTGGTCCGGCCCCGGCTCGCGGTGGTACGCGGCTCCGGCCCGCGTCCCGACACCGGAGACGTCCCCTGCCTGCCCGTCGACCTCGACGAGATCACCCCGAAACGCCGCCGGCCCGGCGTGCCGATCGGCCCGGCCGACCTGATCTACGGCATCTTCACCTCGGGCACCACCGGCACCCCGAAGTGCGCGCTGAACCGGCACGACGGGATCGCCAACCGGCTGCGGTTCATGACCCGCCACTTCGCGGCGACCGGCGACGAGGTGGTGCTCCAGAACAGCCGGCACACCTTCGACTCGTCGGTGTGGCAGATGTTCTGGCCGCTGACCACCGGCGGTCGGACGGTGGTGCCGGTCGAGGGCGGGTTCCTCGACGTCGAGCGGACCGTCCGGACCATCGCCGACGAGGCCGTCACGATGACCGACTTCGTGCCGAGCGTGCTCGGCGCGCTGGTCTCGGTCCTGGACCGGGACCCGGCCGCCCGCCGCGCCGTCGCGTCGCTGCGCAACGTGATCGTCGGCGGCGAGGAGATCGACCCGTGGGCGGTGCACCGCCTGGTCGAGCTGGTGCCGGAGGTGGCGGTCACCAACGGCTACGGCCCCACCGAGGCGTCGATCGGCATGATCTTCCACACCGTCGCCCGATCCGACGGCGACGTCATCCCCATCGGCCGGCCCATCGACAACTGCTACGCCGCCGTGGTGGACGCCGAGCTGCGGCCCCTGCCGCCGGGCGAGACCGGCGAGATCGTCATCGGCGGCGTGTGTCTGGGCGAGGGGTACCTCGGCGACGCGGCCCGCACCGCCGAGGTGTTCGTGCCCAACCCGCTGCCCGGCATCCCGGGCCCGCGGCTCTACCGCACCGGCGACCTCGGCCGGATCGCCCCCGACGGCCGGCTGCACTTCGCCGGCCGCCGCGACCACCAGCTCAAGGTCAACGGCGTGCGGATCGAGGCCGGCGAGATCGAGACCGCCGCCACCCGGCTGGCCGGCGTACGGCAGGCGAAGGTCCTGCTCGCCCGCGAGCACCGGGGCAGGTCGTTGGCACTCTTCCTCGCCGCCGACCCCGAGGTGACGGAGCCGCAGGTGCGGGCGCACCTGCGGCGGCTGCTGCCCCGGACCCACGTGCCCCGGCACGTCGTCGTGCGCGACGCGCTGCCGCTGACCGGCAACGGCAAGGTCGACCGGCGGGCGCTGGAGGCCTGGCTGGACCGTACGTTCGTCGACCGGACACGCCCGTCGGCCGCGCCCGCCGAGGCGCGGACGCTGCCCGACCGGGTGCTGGGGGTGTTCCGGACGGTCCTCGGCCGGCCCGACCTCGGCCCCGACACCGACTTCCTCGACGCCGGGGGCGACTCGCTCCAGGCCCTCGACGTGGTCACCGCCCTCGGCGCGGACCAGAGCCTCCGCGTCGGCGTGCAGGACCTGTTCACCCACCGCAGTGCCGCCCGGCTCGCCCGGGCGCTCGCGGTACGGCTGCGCGCGGCCGACCCCGCCGAGACCGAGGACGAGCTGGTGGAGCGGGACGCGAAGGTCCCGGCCGACCTGCCCGTACGTCCCGTCGGCCGGCGCCGGGCGCCGCGTACGGTCCTGGTCACCGGGGCCACCGGATTCGTCGGCGCGCGCCTGGTGCACGAGCTGCTCGCCACCACCGACGTCCGGGTGCTGTGCCTGGCCCGCGCGGCCGACGACGCCGAGGCCACCGCCCGCGTCGTGCGCGCGCTGGCCGAGCGGGGCCTGTGGCGGCCCGGCCACGGCCTGCGCCTACACGGGTACGTGGCCGACCTCGGCCGCCCGGCCCTCGGCCTGACCCCGCAGGCGTGGGACCGGCTGGCCCACGACTGCGACCTCGTGCTGCACGCCGGGGCGCTGGTCAACTTCCTGTTCGACTACCGGGCCCACCGCGCCGCGAACGTCCTCGGCACCGCCGAGCTGCTGCGGCTCTGCCTGACGGGTCGACCGAAGCCGCTGCACCACGTCTCCACCCTCGGCGTCCTCGACAGCGAGGCCGCCCGCCATCCGCAGCCGCTGCCCGAGACGTACGCCCCGGCCCTCGCCGTCGGGCCGACGAGCGGCTACAGCCGGTCGAAGTGGGTGGCGGAGCGGTACCTCGACGAGGCCCGGCGGCGGGGCGCGACCATCACGGTGCTGCGCCTCGGCGAGGTGATGCCCGCGGCCGACGACGGCCACCCCAACCCCCGGGCCCTGACCCACCTGCTGCTGGCGGCCTGCCATCGGCTGCGGATGCGGCCCGACGCGCCCGTGCTCTCCGACTGGACGCCGGTGGACTGGGCCGCCCGGCGGATCGTCGCCACGGTCGTCGATCCGCGCCAGTGGGGCGGCACGCTGCACGTCCTGCACCCGGTGAGCGTCGACTTCACCGACCTGCCGCTGGCCGGCGCGGACGCCCTGCCCCGGGTGAGCTGCGGGCGGTTCCTGGCGGGGCTGCGGGAGGCGGCGGGCGGGGGCGACCGCGACGCTGCCGTGCTGCTGGCCCTGTTTCCGCCCGGCGCGGGCGCCGACGAGGAGCGGCTGCGCGCGGTCTTCGCGACGCTGCTCACCGACAACCCCCGGCTCTTCCGGCGCGACGGCTGCGCCGAGCTGGAACGGCGCGGAGGCTTCACCGACCATCGGCTCGGCCCGTCCGTCGGTGCCTACCGCGCCTGGCTGGGCGAGCACGTGCGGCGGGAGGCCGACCGGCTGCTGCTGCCGGCGGGACCAGGGTGA
- a CDS encoding family 3 encapsulin nanocompartment shell protein, with amino-acid sequence MTITAAPPVTASATLSPGASATLSPGELFARAYAADPAGAEVRFDYTITDAFQPTKERPRVTVRNLFRKRSVGMEPVRFWCEGRPDAGEAAAVHESGLRREAAFRFGTASAGVHPIRAWVRIPEEVADDPEALAVFIDYRLLVRLATAENQALTIGEGGLLRHPEIGRLPYRHDWLSGLLAACDEIEQTGATPHAMIVNPRDYYTHLLGRGALLADLTRNGVQISRTRMVAPGEAVVGDFAMAARLLDAGRSAIRVDTPPPGTFATDGPAVCAEIHEGLAVHLPTHFFHVVPA; translated from the coding sequence ATGACCATCACCGCCGCACCGCCCGTGACCGCCTCGGCGACCCTGTCGCCCGGCGCCTCGGCGACGCTGTCGCCCGGTGAGCTGTTCGCCCGCGCGTACGCCGCCGATCCCGCCGGCGCCGAGGTGCGCTTCGACTACACCATCACGGACGCCTTCCAGCCGACGAAGGAACGCCCCCGGGTGACCGTCCGCAACCTGTTCCGCAAGCGGTCGGTCGGGATGGAGCCGGTCCGGTTCTGGTGCGAGGGCCGGCCCGACGCGGGCGAGGCCGCCGCCGTCCACGAGTCGGGCCTGCGCCGGGAGGCCGCCTTCCGGTTCGGCACCGCCTCCGCCGGGGTGCACCCGATCCGCGCCTGGGTGCGCATCCCCGAGGAAGTCGCCGACGACCCGGAGGCGCTGGCCGTCTTCATCGACTACCGGCTGCTGGTCCGCCTCGCCACGGCCGAGAACCAGGCGCTGACCATCGGCGAGGGCGGCCTGCTGCGGCACCCGGAGATCGGGCGGCTGCCGTACCGGCACGACTGGCTGAGCGGCCTGCTCGCCGCCTGCGACGAGATCGAGCAGACCGGCGCCACCCCGCACGCGATGATTGTCAACCCGAGGGACTACTACACCCACCTGCTCGGGCGGGGCGCGTTGCTGGCGGACCTGACCCGTAACGGCGTCCAGATCAGCCGTACGCGGATGGTGGCGCCGGGCGAGGCGGTGGTGGGCGACTTCGCGATGGCGGCCCGCCTGCTGGACGCCGGGCGATCCGCGATCCGCGTCGACACCCCGCCGCCCGGTACCTTCGCCACCGACGGCCCGGCTGTCTGCGCCGAGATCCACGAGGGCCTGGCCGTGCACCTGCCGACCCACTTCTTCCACGTCGTACCGGCCTAG
- a CDS encoding ferredoxin: MSANADDRAGWRLRVDSTRCVSSGFCVGSAPEHFTMEQVSRPLADVVAPADTVLEAADFCPVEAISVFDARTGAQIAPKR; this comes from the coding sequence GTGAGCGCGAACGCGGACGACCGGGCCGGATGGCGGTTGAGGGTGGACTCCACCAGATGCGTCAGTTCGGGCTTCTGTGTCGGCAGCGCGCCGGAGCACTTCACGATGGAGCAGGTCTCTCGGCCGCTGGCCGACGTGGTGGCGCCGGCCGACACGGTGCTGGAGGCCGCCGACTTCTGCCCGGTGGAGGCCATCTCGGTGTTCGACGCGCGGACGGGGGCACAGATCGCCCCGAAGAGGTGA
- a CDS encoding HAD family hydrolase — MFGRWAVEFCADHELPDDALAWLIATDQDGSVSRDWFFGEVTERFGLAASVDDTWRQCRRRRPELVSCRQEVLASLTLLRDDGWTVAIVTNGQADNQLGKIRRTGLDQRVDAWAVSGELGIRKPAREIFEAAARGVRPRSAG, encoded by the coding sequence ATGTTCGGGCGCTGGGCGGTCGAGTTCTGCGCCGATCACGAACTGCCGGACGACGCATTGGCCTGGCTGATCGCTACGGATCAGGACGGGTCCGTGTCCCGCGACTGGTTCTTCGGCGAGGTGACGGAGCGTTTCGGACTGGCGGCCTCGGTGGACGACACATGGAGGCAGTGCCGACGCCGGAGGCCGGAACTGGTGAGCTGCCGCCAAGAGGTGCTGGCATCGCTGACACTGCTGCGTGATGACGGCTGGACGGTCGCAATCGTGACCAACGGCCAGGCCGACAACCAACTAGGGAAGATCAGGCGCACCGGACTGGACCAACGCGTGGATGCCTGGGCAGTGTCGGGAGAACTGGGCATCCGGAAGCCAGCACGTGAGATCTTCGAGGCAGCAGCCCGTGGGGTGCGGCCTCGATCTGCTGGGTGA
- a CDS encoding aldo/keto reductase: MRYRRMGRLGWQVSEVGYGMWGIGGGPGGFTGWDYDTAPACLDEAVERGCNFFDTAWVYGRGVSEQLLGGLVRRHPDRRLYLATKIPPKNREWPPGPQDSLDDVFPAEHIREFTHRSLENLGVDRIDLLQFHVWEDRWAADGRWQEAVADLKREGVVDGIGISVNRWEPTNCHAALDTGLIDVVQVIYNIFDQAPEDELFPRAQRDDIAIIARVPFDEGTLTGTLTADSTWPEEDWRSTYFGPENLLPSVERAERLAAEVPAGTTMPELALRFTLHHPAVSTVIPGMRRAEHVRANLAVSDGVPLDAGLLDTLRAHRWDRKPTSWSQ; this comes from the coding sequence ATGCGATACCGCAGGATGGGTCGGCTCGGCTGGCAGGTCAGCGAGGTCGGGTACGGGATGTGGGGCATCGGCGGTGGACCCGGCGGCTTCACCGGCTGGGACTACGACACCGCACCGGCCTGCCTGGACGAGGCGGTGGAACGGGGCTGCAACTTCTTCGACACCGCCTGGGTCTACGGGCGGGGTGTCAGTGAGCAACTCCTCGGCGGCCTGGTGCGCCGGCACCCGGACCGCCGGCTGTACCTGGCCACCAAGATCCCGCCGAAGAACCGCGAGTGGCCGCCCGGTCCCCAGGACAGCCTGGACGACGTCTTCCCGGCCGAGCACATCCGCGAGTTCACCCACCGCAGCCTCGAGAACCTCGGCGTGGACCGGATCGACCTGCTCCAGTTCCACGTCTGGGAGGACCGGTGGGCCGCCGACGGCCGCTGGCAGGAGGCCGTCGCGGACCTCAAGCGGGAGGGCGTGGTCGACGGCATCGGGATCAGCGTCAACCGGTGGGAGCCGACGAACTGCCACGCCGCCCTAGACACCGGCCTGATCGACGTCGTGCAGGTCATCTACAACATCTTCGACCAGGCGCCGGAGGACGAACTGTTCCCGCGCGCCCAGCGCGACGACATCGCGATCATCGCCCGGGTCCCGTTCGACGAGGGGACGCTGACCGGCACGCTGACCGCCGACAGCACCTGGCCGGAGGAGGACTGGCGCAGCACGTACTTCGGGCCGGAGAACCTGCTGCCCAGCGTGGAGCGCGCCGAGCGGCTGGCCGCCGAGGTGCCGGCCGGGACGACCATGCCGGAGCTGGCGCTGCGGTTCACCCTGCACCACCCGGCGGTGAGTACGGTGATCCCCGGCATGCGCCGCGCCGAGCACGTGCGCGCCAACCTGGCCGTCAGCGACGGCGTGCCGCTGGACGCCGGGCTGCTGGACACGCTGCGCGCGCACCGGTGGGACCGCAAGCCCACGTCGTGGTCGCAGTGA
- a CDS encoding long-chain-fatty-acid--CoA ligase, translated as MVTVQLRTLVDVARRHAVQQPDVVAMICEGRRVDYATLHRVSNQVARGLQAAGLHPGDRIAYLGRESEHYYDLLFGAAKTGVVLVPINWRLAAGEVEHILRDCGAALLFVDSDSAAVAEKLAPELPMLRQVVALDSGGVARAGFAAWVAAQPDANVLARVTPDTPLVQMYTSGTTGLPKGVVLAHRSLFAVRDALASADLDWLDLREGEVNLVSVPGFHIAGLGWAALGFISGVTNVVMREFTTAGAIELIRTLRVRTAILVPALLRLLLVEPGVTREDFASLRKIVYGSAPISAALLARCIEGFGCEFAQIYGLTETGNSAVCLPPADHTPDSGKMQAAGLPYPGFEVKVVDDKGNPLPAGEVGEVWLRSPGVMVEYWNQPEATAKTLVDGWVVTGDAGVLDEDGYLFIRDRIKDVIIVAAENVYPAEVENVIGRHPLVAESAVVGVPDERWGEAVYAFVVPVEGQQLTERDLALHLRGQLAGFKQPLHYEFIERVPRNPSGKILRRELRERFWQGHDRRVG; from the coding sequence ATGGTGACTGTTCAGTTGCGCACCCTCGTCGACGTGGCGCGCAGGCACGCCGTCCAGCAGCCGGACGTCGTCGCCATGATCTGCGAGGGCCGGCGTGTCGACTACGCCACCCTGCACCGCGTCAGCAACCAGGTGGCGCGCGGTCTCCAGGCGGCCGGGCTGCACCCCGGTGACCGCATCGCCTACCTGGGCAGGGAGTCCGAGCACTACTACGACCTGCTCTTCGGCGCCGCCAAGACCGGTGTGGTGCTCGTACCGATCAACTGGCGGCTGGCCGCCGGCGAGGTCGAACACATCCTGCGCGACTGCGGCGCCGCCCTGCTGTTCGTCGACTCCGACTCGGCCGCCGTCGCCGAGAAGCTGGCGCCGGAACTGCCGATGCTGCGGCAGGTGGTCGCGCTGGACTCCGGCGGCGTGGCCCGCGCCGGCTTCGCGGCCTGGGTGGCGGCGCAGCCGGACGCGAACGTGCTGGCCAGGGTCACGCCCGACACGCCGCTGGTGCAGATGTACACCAGCGGCACGACGGGCCTGCCGAAGGGCGTCGTCCTCGCGCACCGCAGCCTATTCGCGGTACGCGACGCGCTCGCCTCGGCCGACCTGGACTGGCTCGACTTGCGCGAGGGCGAGGTCAATCTCGTCAGCGTGCCCGGCTTCCACATCGCCGGCCTGGGGTGGGCGGCGCTGGGTTTCATCTCGGGCGTCACGAACGTGGTGATGCGCGAGTTCACCACGGCGGGCGCGATCGAGCTGATCAGGACGCTGCGCGTGCGCACCGCCATCCTGGTGCCCGCGCTGCTGCGCCTGCTGCTCGTGGAGCCCGGTGTCACCAGGGAGGACTTCGCCTCCCTGCGGAAGATCGTCTACGGCAGCGCGCCCATCTCGGCCGCGCTCCTGGCCCGCTGCATCGAGGGCTTCGGCTGCGAGTTCGCCCAGATCTACGGCCTGACCGAGACCGGCAACTCCGCCGTCTGCCTGCCCCCGGCCGACCACACCCCGGACAGCGGCAAGATGCAGGCGGCGGGGCTGCCGTACCCGGGCTTCGAGGTCAAGGTCGTGGACGACAAGGGCAACCCGCTGCCGGCGGGCGAGGTCGGCGAGGTCTGGCTTCGTTCGCCGGGCGTGATGGTGGAGTACTGGAACCAGCCGGAGGCCACGGCGAAGACGCTGGTCGACGGATGGGTCGTCACCGGTGACGCGGGCGTGCTGGACGAGGACGGCTACCTGTTCATCCGCGACCGGATCAAGGACGTGATCATCGTGGCGGCGGAGAACGTCTACCCGGCCGAGGTCGAGAACGTCATCGGTCGGCACCCGCTGGTCGCCGAGTCGGCGGTCGTGGGGGTGCCGGACGAGCGCTGGGGCGAGGCTGTCTACGCGTTCGTGGTGCCGGTGGAGGGCCAGCAGCTCACCGAACGCGACCTGGCGCTGCACCTGCGCGGCCAGCTCGCCGGCTTCAAGCAGCCGCTGCACTACGAGTTCATCGAGCGGGTGCCTCGCAACCCCAGCGGCAAGATCCTGCGCCGCGAGCTGCGTGAGCGGTTCTGGCAGGGCCACGACCGCCGGGTGGGTTGA
- a CDS encoding helix-turn-helix domain-containing protein, producing the protein MVRLPLTPAEVERGQRLGAVLRRARGERSMLETALDARVSPETLRKIESGRVATPAFPTIAAIADILGLSLDAVWAEINQPERGVEPTSTGHNARERLAS; encoded by the coding sequence ATGGTCAGGTTGCCGCTCACACCCGCAGAGGTCGAGCGCGGACAGCGCCTCGGTGCCGTGTTGCGTCGCGCCAGGGGAGAGCGCTCGATGCTCGAGACCGCGCTCGACGCACGCGTCTCACCGGAGACCCTCCGGAAGATCGAGTCGGGCCGCGTAGCGACCCCTGCCTTCCCGACCATCGCGGCGATCGCCGACATCCTCGGCCTCTCCCTCGATGCGGTGTGGGCCGAGATCAACCAGCCCGAACGTGGTGTTGAACCGACCAGCACTGGTCACAACGCACGTGAGCGGTTGGCCTCGTAG
- a CDS encoding FG-GAP-like repeat-containing protein, which yields MARDDVTGELLVFPHSGSFRGGETFDEPVLIGTGFHPQRNHGLVRPIDVNGNGYADVIGVSMSHMNETHGIFLYPNRGGLNGLDTLGEPIRISGARDDKKWETLGIADVDLDGCDDMFGREQNAGHVDAFFNQREVRQNETYDRTAHRLVTVDVEDFPLAMADVTGTGRPDLLVRRANGDLDLYEFAHDTTGEGPWWRGEGRWFTLGRGWQEFEIITVTDIDLDGRPDLLAVRADGTLVVHLHNGKFDPEQPSATFSAPEVLATGWQKYSVVS from the coding sequence ATGGCCCGTGACGACGTCACGGGTGAACTGTTGGTCTTCCCGCACAGCGGCAGCTTCCGTGGCGGCGAGACATTCGACGAGCCGGTGCTGATCGGCACCGGCTTCCACCCGCAACGTAACCACGGGCTGGTCCGTCCCATCGACGTCAACGGCAACGGCTACGCCGACGTCATCGGCGTGAGCATGAGCCATATGAACGAAACGCACGGGATCTTTCTCTACCCGAACAGGGGTGGGCTGAACGGTCTCGACACCCTCGGCGAGCCGATCCGCATCTCCGGCGCGCGGGACGACAAGAAGTGGGAGACCCTCGGCATCGCCGACGTCGACCTGGACGGCTGTGACGACATGTTCGGCCGCGAGCAGAACGCGGGCCACGTGGACGCGTTCTTCAACCAGCGGGAGGTGCGGCAGAACGAGACGTACGACCGCACCGCGCACCGCCTGGTGACGGTCGACGTCGAGGACTTCCCGCTGGCGATGGCCGACGTCACCGGCACCGGCCGGCCTGACCTGTTGGTCCGCCGCGCCAACGGTGACCTCGACCTGTACGAGTTCGCGCACGACACCACCGGTGAGGGCCCGTGGTGGCGCGGCGAGGGCCGGTGGTTCACGCTCGGCCGCGGCTGGCAGGAGTTCGAAATCATCACGGTGACCGACATCGACCTCGACGGCCGGCCGGACCTGCTGGCCGTACGCGCCGACGGCACGCTCGTCGTCCACCTGCACAACGGCAAGTTCGATCCGGAGCAGCCCTCGGCCACGTTCTCCGCGCCGGAGGTCCTCGCGACGGGTTGGCAGAAGTACTCGGTGGTGAGCTGA